ATATTCATAGTATTTACATAAAATCAAAGtccaaataaatcataaaataaatcaaaggtAAATATCTGTGAGTCCATCTCCCTCTGATTGGACGCCCCGTCGCTGCCATCATCAGTGGAGATGGAAAAATGTTAGGTAATGGTGGTTGGAAGAAATTATAAGGTTGAGAATATgcaaatgattttattaaggAATGTGGTGGACATTCATTCGTCAAAGTTTATTAGTTATTTGACCAAAAATAAGGGAAAGAATCTTAATTGATCATTCACtttcataaaattacaaaatttttaatattcaaggtATTGTACTGAAGCTTTTAATGGgtcattttatgtataaatttctGAAAATAGTAGAGATACTGGAATAAGCAAAACCGATGTTAATGCATAAAAACCCCATTGGAGAAAAATTGCAATAACCCTCAAGAAAATCATGtcaaattattctttattttttataatttttttagccGTGGCAATATTGAGGGCCCAAGCAATTGCTAATCATCGAGCCCTTCTTGTTTCCATGGGGTGGCCACCACCATTTTCTGCTTTGACTTCCTCTAATTATACGGATACAAGGAGATCACCTCAAGTCTTAAATCCTCTTTTTACTATGAAAGGGGATGTCAAACACCAATACTGTATGTGAAACTTTCTTGCTTTGGGCAACCTTAACGAGTTGCAGTGATGAAGAAAATCAAGGCAACTTGTAGGGCCATAGTCTGGAAGTTGCTCGTCACCAGCCATTTTGGGCGATTGAAAAGCTGGTCAATCCTTCGTTAGTTGCAACTTAACATCATTTGTCGAAGTGGATTGATAAGCCTGAGTTCGTTTTTGCTCTTGTAAATAAGATTGCAAGGGGATTATGTTGACTCTATGGATGAGTTATTGTAACCAGTGGTGGATGAAGCTATGCTGTTTGGGTACAGTTGCAGAAAAGAATGGATGAAGAGAGGGTTGACCACATTATTGACATGGTAAAAGAAGTATTTCCTGTTAATGCTGCTCAATTCGATGAGGAGAGTGTTACTGGTATTAAATCAGAAGCTAGGATATCATGCCTTAACCTTATGATGGCGGTGTTGAGAAGTTGATGTTAAGCATAAAGTAGAAAGGAGTgttcaagtttgattcgatttgtaTATATTCCTATTGGAGCTCATTTGAGTTTATCCATAATatcattgacaaatttttaataaagtaAACAGTATAATCaaaaagatgaataatattaccATCAAATGAAATAATAACGTTAGATagataaacaaattaatctcaaattaaacTATCGACAAGCTCCAACTCTGAAAAGATAAATCAATAAATAGCAACCATCACCCACATTGACCGACATGCAAAATTAGCCAACATCAACATTTTAGTATTACAACCCTTccattttattaaatcattCTTTTACCTGTAACTGTGAGATTTGAATTCAACGAAGGGAAATTTTAAGTTACCCACCCCAGTAAGCTTACTGGCTGTACCATATTTAATTGTTCATTGCCCATGAATTGGCGACTAcgaaaaagtgaaaaaaatttaaagaaaaaaaagagtgaaaCGTGTGTAATACTATGTCTACATTTCATTCgttttaaactttatattatatctttattattatttaatttcgtTATAATATGATCTGTCTCAAGTATGAACTTCCCAATAGATTCAAATCAATACAAAATCTTTCCATTTGCCATAAACTTTAGTCTTATAGAAATTTTTCACTAACATTTGGGTCCTTGTATTATAAGGTTAATTGTAATCTGAATTAACTTGAGTTTAGATTGAACATGTCAAGTTCGAGCTTGACTAGATTGAGTTCAACTCAAAAATTGAGTTCACTTTCATACCTAAGTCGAGtgtaaatcaatttaaacattTGAGCTCAATCTCAACTCAAATATACTCAAATTGAATATTACATCTGAGTTGAGTCTAACTTTAGATTCTATAAACTAACTTGAGCTCGAACAAAAGAATATCAACTTATCGACCTTGAGTTGATCTTCATTAATCTTTTTAGATTTGAGTCAATCTTAAGTCATTATTTTCACAATAGAACTAAGCATTGACCTAATCAAAAGGTTGATATGGGTTTATGCTAGTCTGACTAACAATCAATCAGACTAACTCATCAacatgttaatttaaaaaaaatatataataatattcaactaaatatatttatagtttcaTGCTATGATATATAATCCTTATCAGATAGACTCAATTCATGTTCCcgtaattacaaaaattttgaaaaatgaaaacaatattcgattaaatagaaaataatcatCCGGTGGTAGGGTATATATCTTAAAAGATGAATTGGGTTAGCGatataaatgatgaaacaaCTCAAATTAACCCTTGTTTGACTCAATTCAGATAAAATCGAGCTCATCTATACAAAACAAGCTTTCTAAACCTAAACATAGagtaaaatgttattaaataacTATACAATACAACTTTATAGACCAAGACTCGCTTATGGACTACCTTGTGATTATCACTATCCATATCCTTATTCCAAACATATTTCCATTTTTGAATCCAGTTTAATgtacaaaatcattcaatttaaatccaaatctgcccaaaaacattaaaattgcGTCCTCATAAATACAATGCactaaaaaggtcaaaaaatcTGATATGCTTAGAATATTTAATGATGTgttagatttaattaaaatatgtaaatttaaatACCAAATGTGACAAAATCCAACCATTAAAAGAGAATcggattttatttttattatttttcatctaaaattagaatataatttcaaatcttaTCTGTAATTTGGTAAGTGAAAAAagttgttgttttaattttgtttccatAATTTGGAGAAATCCTCTagattttctttccttttgttgATTCTTTCAGTTATTTTcggattttcaaaaataatttttatttcttgaaaaataattttcttcactaataataatccataaaacatatttgatggtaaataattaagttaaacaaatagtaaataatgaatACTTTACCTCATCTTCAAATTACATACTTCAAAGATTGTCATTCCAAAGAAGTATGTACAAACTATTTATACCAAATGATTGGGTTAGAAAACTTACCATGAAAAAAGAGTAGGGTTGAGAGTTGTAAAGGCTACGACTGATACTTAAAAAAAGGCTTCTTCTCTTTGGTGAATTATGGTAAAATCCTCTTCTCTACTCTCACACTATAAAAGCCCAGTTCCATTCCCATGAAgcacacacaaatatataataCTTTCTCAGTcgaagaagaacaagagagcaagaaaagaagaagagagaaactCAGCACACACACTTACATACTTGAGTTGAGAGTGACTAAATTTAGTAACTGACTTTCGTTTTGTTTTTACAGTTCAAGGGTTACAACGCCTGCATTTTTACTCTCTGTGGGTTTTTTGGCTTTTGGCCGTCTCATTACACCTGCTGTTATCGTGTTTATGTTCCTTTTTCGCTCGTTGAGACGTTCTATATCATTTCTGGCGTGAAACATAATGGGGTTATTGCATATTGGTTCTCGCAACTTTCATTTGTAGAGCTTTGTCTATTTTACTGTGTGTTTAGAGGAAATTTTTTAGCTGACTTTGGATTTATTTCATTGTTGACATTTTGATTCTTCAACTGTGTTTCTCGGTTATTGTCGCTgcaattttctttgtttttctgaAGGAATGGATATGTGTTATGGGTAATTGTCATTTCTCATTACGGGGTTTTGTTTGTGCATGAATTCGATGCTGGTTGATAAGCCAAATGATCGTTAGGATGTTTTGcttttattatcacttttttttttttgaattatgcCAAATTTGGATTGATACAGGCTGATCTtagatgagttttttttttctcatttattattattatttttttaatcaaactttCAGAAATTCCAGTTGCATGTGAAAATCAATGTTTTGATTCCtttaaaaatcacaatttcGCTCAACTGCTCTGTTgtattttatgaaataatttgtACGCTATTTTTTTGCTTCTTGAAATGAATGTTCATGATTTATTGTGTTTTCTTAATTGAGTGCATATTTAGCTGATTTCATATGATTTTGCATGTTGAATTTCTGAGGGTTACGAttctatattttcattttcttatttttgatgTTTTCAATTCTTATAAACTGATTGACCTTGTACTTTATTGTGACAAGGAAGGAAGGAAACGATTTTGCTGCTCAAATAACCTAATCCCTGCAACATGTTCGAGATCTCAGAAGAGTTGGCAAAACAAGAGGGCAAGCCAATCTCAGAGGAGTTGCAAAAGCAAGAGGGTGATCATATATCAAATGAGTTGACAAACCAGGACGGTGAGCAGATATCAAAGGAGTTGTCAAACCAAGATGGTGAGCAGGTATCAAATGAGTTGACAAACCAGGACGGTGAGCAGATATCAAAGGAGTTGTCAAACCAAGATGGTGAGCAGATATCAAATGAGTTGACAAACCAAGATGGTGTATGGACATATAACATTTTTGACGTTATTGACAACTGTAAACGCCCGCTAGAAGATGGAGAGGACCCTGCTGCGAGAAATGTTGCAAAACCATTAGAATTTCATGAGAAAGAAGACACTGTGAAGGGCATGCATGATCTTTCTCTAACCCAAATTGACCACCCAGATAAGTCAAATCATGTAGGATATCATTCTGAGTCAAGTTCACTCATTTCTAAGCTTGGGCGAGACCTGTCAATCAACTGTCTCGCTCACTGCTCAAGGTCTGACTATGGTGCAATAGCTGCCGTGAATAAAACATTTTGGTCTCTCATTCGAAGTGGAGAACTTTACAGGATGAGGCGGTGTATGGGTGTCATTGAACATTGGGTTTATTTCTCGTGCAACCCGATGGAATGGGAGGCATTTGATCCATTTCGCCACAGATGGATGCGTCTGCCACGAATGCCTCCAACTGAAATCTTCATGTTTTCAGACAAGGAGTCGTTGGGCGTTGGTACGGATCTACTTGTTTTTGGAAAGGAAATAACTTCCCCTATTGTATTTAAGTATAGTTTGTTAGCCAACACGTGGTCACTTGGAATAAGTATGAATGCACCAAGGTGCTTGTTTGGATCAGCCAGCTCAGGCGAAATTGCCATTGTGGCCGGCGGTTGTGATCCAACTGGTAGAATTTTGAGCTCAGCCGAGCTTTACAATTCAACAACGAGCATGTGGGTGAGTATCCCAAATATGCACATGCCTAGAAAAATGTGCTCAGGAGCATTCATTGATGGAAAATTTTATGTAGTTAGTGGGATCGGGATAGAGAACCCTGGCATGCTTACTTCTGGGGAAgtttatgattttgaaaaaaatacatGGACTGTAATACCAGACATGTTTCCACCGCGAAACGGGGAGGTTGGGGGCACAACATTTGTTGCAGGTGGGGCACCACCTTTAATTGCTGTTGTGAAAAACGAGTTATATGCAGCTGATTATGCTCGACATGAGGTGAGCAGATATGACAAGACGGGGAATGTGTGGATCACACTTGGGAGACTACCAGAAGGAGCAGATTCAATGAATGGATGGGGTTTAGCTTTCAGGGGATGTGGAGACATGCTCGTCGTTATTGGTGGCCGAAGGAATTCAGGTGGAGGTGTGATTGAGTTGTATGCTTGGGTTCCAAGTGAAGGCCCTCTAGAGTGGAACTTGCTTGCAGCAAAGGTCTCTcctaattttgtttataattgtGCAGTGATGGGATGCTGAGTTGCTTGCTTTGGTTATGCAGTTGGCTTTATATTGCTAGCTTTTTGCAAAGTTCATCTTACCGTCGTACATATACCGCAATATTTCTCATAATTtccaatgttgttattataagaaaattaaaagaaattgctTGCGTTCTCTCATAAAAAggggataaaaaaattcaatgtgaCACATAGTTGAAAGTAATAAGGGAGAAAGGAAGCTTAtgttaattgaaataaaaggtGCGAACATCTTTGATTCATATTAGGAGCATAAAAAAGGGGAAGTACCAAAATTGAATTGGATGCTTACGGTTCAATAAGAACATGTCTGTTCTGCTCAATAAACGGCTCCTAGAGTTTGAGCTCAGGCCGGAGGTggcttaataataataatatccaAAGTACTATGAAAGTTGTAGTACGTTAGTTTTTTGTATACATTGTGAAACCGGACTGAGGTCGTGACGTGACTTCACACACTTTGACTGTGAGTTGGGAATGTAAAAGCGAAAACCCCATTTTAGGGAGAAAAATTGCAATAACCCCTTTCTTTGTGAAGAATGTTTTACTTATTATCAATTTCCATTCAGCACGAATAATCATACCAATCCACTAACATGTAATATGGACCCAAacatgacaataataaaaatttaaccatTGACTGATTGCATCTTCTGAAGCAAAAAGTACctttctcttaaaattaaataaaaactgaGTAGTTTCACATCCAGTAACATCACCTTAAtgaacaaatcaataaaatgatGGCAACATCAGGCTGATGGTCATACTAACCCCAATAACATATTCTTTTTCACAGAAATATTGAATTTAAGATAATCTCACAcaagctaaaattaaaaaaaataaaataaaagatcaaaataaataacaactttCTTCCAcaacttgaaaagaaaattgtgtGGTGGCGATAAATATTAGATTTGATAACAATTCAACTACTACCAGCAAAAGATAACAAATCATCACTTAATCCTCGTCCTCTTCATCACCATCTCCACCAGCAGCTTTCTTAGCAGCTGCCTTCTGGTTCCTTCTCTTCACTCTTCCAGGACGACCACCACCAAATGGACTAGTGAGTGAGAAATCAATGTGCTTCTGTGAATCAACCCGAACCATGAAAGATGGGATG
This sequence is a window from Mangifera indica cultivar Alphonso chromosome 20, CATAS_Mindica_2.1, whole genome shotgun sequence. Protein-coding genes within it:
- the LOC123204898 gene encoding F-box/kelch-repeat protein At1g74510-like, which gives rise to MFEISEELAKQEGKPISEELQKQEGDHISNELTNQDGEQISKELSNQDGEQVSNELTNQDGEQISKELSNQDGEQISNELTNQDGVWTYNIFDVIDNCKRPLEDGEDPAARNVAKPLEFHEKEDTVKGMHDLSLTQIDHPDKSNHVGYHSESSSLISKLGRDLSINCLAHCSRSDYGAIAAVNKTFWSLIRSGELYRMRRCMGVIEHWVYFSCNPMEWEAFDPFRHRWMRLPRMPPTEIFMFSDKESLGVGTDLLVFGKEITSPIVFKYSLLANTWSLGISMNAPRCLFGSASSGEIAIVAGGCDPTGRILSSAELYNSTTSMWVSIPNMHMPRKMCSGAFIDGKFYVVSGIGIENPGMLTSGEVYDFEKNTWTVIPDMFPPRNGEVGGTTFVAGGAPPLIAVVKNELYAADYARHEVSRYDKTGNVWITLGRLPEGADSMNGWGLAFRGCGDMLVVIGGRRNSGGGVIELYAWVPSEGPLEWNLLAAKVSPNFVYNCAVMGC